A portion of the Pseudoalteromonas luteoviolacea genome contains these proteins:
- a CDS encoding bifunctional aconitate hydratase 2/2-methylisocitrate dehydratase: MSLYTEYLDEIQTRKTELGLNPKPIDSADLLSEIIAQIKDTENEHREDSLKFFIYNTLPGTTSAAGVKAQFLKEIILGEETVAEISAEFAFELISHMKGGPSIAVLLDLALGNEEAVAKQAADVLKTQVFLYDADTARLQEAFKAGNAVAKDILESYAKAEFFTKLPEVAEKIEVVTFIAGEGDISTDLLSPGHQAHSRADRELHGQCMITPEAQQEIVALKEKHPNAKVMLIAEKGTMGVGSSRMSGVNNVALWAGTQASPYVPFINIAPVVAGTNGIAPIFLTTVDVTGGIGLDLKNWVKKVDADGNTVTDENGDPVLEEAYSVATGTVLTIDTKAKKLFNGEEELADISSAFTPQKVEFMKAGGSYAVVFGKKLQTLAAETLGVDAPTVYAPSKEISHEGQGLTAVEKIFNRNAVGVASDAPLHAGSNVRVKVNIVGSQDTTGPMTSQELEAMAASTISPLVDGAYQSGCHTASVWDKKAQANIPKLMAFMNKFGLITARDPKGIYHSMTDVIHKVLNDITVDDRAIIIGGDSHTRMSKGVAFGADSGTVALALATGESAMPIPDSVKVTFKGKMAEHMDFRDVVHATQAQMLKQFGGENVFQGRIIEVHIGTLMADQAFTFTDWTAEMKAKASICISNDETLIKSIELAKSRIQIMINKGMENEAKTLQGLIDLADERIAGIKSGEQPALAPDDNAKYYAEVVVDLDEIVEPMIADPDVNNEDVSKRYTHDVIRPVSFYNDKPVDLGFVGSCMVHKGDMQIIAQMLRNLEKQNGSIEFKAPLVVAPPTYNIVDELKAEGDWEVLAKYAGFEFDDEKPKTAARTKYENILYLERPGCNLCMGNQEKAEPGDTVIATSTRLFQGRVVADTSEKKGESLLGSTPLVVLSTVLGRFPTMDEYKAAVEGIDLTAFTPLEEELTTKFGSEQTVPVKVV; the protein is encoded by the coding sequence ATGAGTTTGTATACTGAGTACTTGGATGAAATCCAAACCCGTAAAACGGAACTAGGACTTAATCCAAAACCAATTGATAGCGCAGATTTGCTATCAGAAATTATTGCCCAAATTAAAGATACAGAGAATGAGCACCGCGAAGATTCTCTTAAATTCTTCATCTACAACACACTTCCAGGCACAACTAGCGCTGCTGGTGTAAAAGCACAATTCCTAAAAGAAATTATCCTAGGTGAAGAAACTGTCGCTGAGATTTCAGCTGAGTTTGCTTTTGAACTAATTTCACACATGAAAGGTGGTCCTTCAATCGCTGTACTTCTTGATCTTGCACTTGGCAACGAGGAAGCTGTAGCAAAGCAAGCTGCAGACGTACTTAAAACGCAGGTATTCCTATACGATGCGGATACTGCTCGCCTACAAGAGGCTTTCAAAGCAGGTAATGCTGTTGCAAAAGATATCTTAGAAAGCTACGCGAAAGCGGAGTTCTTCACTAAGCTGCCTGAAGTTGCAGAAAAAATTGAAGTAGTTACTTTCATCGCAGGTGAAGGTGATATTTCTACTGACTTACTTTCTCCTGGTCACCAAGCGCACTCACGTGCAGACCGTGAACTTCACGGTCAATGTATGATCACACCTGAAGCACAACAAGAAATCGTTGCGCTTAAAGAAAAGCACCCTAACGCGAAAGTGATGCTAATCGCAGAAAAAGGCACAATGGGTGTTGGTTCTTCACGTATGTCTGGTGTGAACAACGTAGCACTTTGGGCTGGTACTCAAGCAAGCCCTTACGTTCCATTTATCAACATCGCGCCAGTGGTTGCTGGTACTAATGGTATCGCACCTATCTTCCTGACTACTGTTGATGTAACCGGCGGTATTGGTCTTGATCTTAAAAACTGGGTTAAGAAAGTAGATGCTGATGGCAACACAGTGACTGACGAAAATGGCGACCCAGTATTAGAAGAAGCGTATTCAGTAGCAACTGGTACAGTGCTTACCATTGATACTAAAGCTAAAAAGCTTTTCAACGGTGAAGAAGAACTAGCAGATATCTCATCTGCGTTCACACCACAAAAAGTTGAATTCATGAAAGCGGGTGGTTCATACGCAGTTGTATTTGGTAAGAAGCTTCAAACTCTAGCGGCTGAAACGCTAGGTGTTGATGCGCCGACTGTTTATGCTCCTTCGAAAGAAATTTCGCACGAAGGTCAAGGTCTAACAGCGGTTGAAAAAATCTTTAACCGTAATGCGGTAGGTGTTGCTTCAGATGCGCCACTACACGCTGGTTCTAACGTTCGTGTTAAAGTGAATATCGTAGGTTCTCAGGATACAACGGGCCCTATGACGTCACAGGAGCTTGAAGCAATGGCTGCTTCAACGATTTCTCCACTTGTTGACGGTGCATACCAGTCTGGTTGTCATACAGCGTCTGTATGGGATAAAAAAGCGCAAGCGAACATTCCAAAGCTAATGGCATTCATGAACAAGTTCGGTCTTATCACAGCGCGTGATCCAAAAGGCATCTACCACTCAATGACTGACGTTATTCACAAAGTACTGAATGACATCACAGTGGACGACCGTGCTATTATCATCGGTGGTGACTCGCATACGCGTATGTCTAAGGGTGTAGCCTTCGGTGCTGACTCTGGTACTGTTGCACTTGCATTGGCAACGGGTGAGTCTGCAATGCCAATTCCTGATTCTGTTAAAGTAACCTTCAAAGGTAAAATGGCAGAGCACATGGACTTCCGTGACGTAGTACACGCAACTCAAGCGCAAATGCTGAAGCAATTTGGCGGCGAGAACGTGTTCCAAGGTCGTATCATCGAAGTACACATTGGTACACTAATGGCTGACCAAGCGTTTACCTTCACTGACTGGACTGCAGAAATGAAGGCGAAAGCGTCAATCTGTATTTCAAACGATGAAACGCTTATCAAGTCAATTGAACTGGCTAAGAGCCGTATCCAAATCATGATCAACAAGGGTATGGAAAACGAAGCGAAGACACTACAAGGTCTTATCGATCTTGCTGACGAGCGTATTGCAGGTATCAAGTCTGGTGAGCAACCAGCGCTTGCACCAGATGACAACGCGAAGTACTACGCTGAAGTTGTGGTTGATCTTGACGAAATCGTTGAGCCAATGATTGCTGACCCTGATGTAAACAATGAAGATGTATCTAAGCGTTATACGCACGATGTAATTCGCCCTGTTTCATTCTACAACGACAAGCCAGTAGACTTAGGTTTTGTTGGCTCTTGTATGGTTCACAAAGGCGACATGCAGATCATTGCACAGATGCTACGTAACCTTGAGAAGCAAAATGGTTCGATTGAGTTTAAAGCACCTCTAGTTGTTGCACCGCCAACATATAACATTGTTGACGAGCTTAAAGCAGAAGGTGATTGGGAAGTGCTAGCTAAGTACGCTGGTTTTGAGTTTGACGATGAAAAGCCAAAAACAGCAGCACGTACTAAGTATGAAAATATCCTTTACCTAGAGCGCCCTGGGTGTAACCTTTGTATGGGTAACCAAGAGAAAGCTGAGCCTGGTGATACAGTAATTGCAACGTCTACACGTCTATTCCAAGGCCGTGTTGTAGCTGATACATCAGAGAAGAAAGGTGAGTCACTACTTGGTTCAACACCATTAGTAGTACTTTCAACTGTATTAGGCCGCTTCCCAACGATGGATGAGTACAAAGCTGCGGTTGAAGGTATCGACCTAACAGCATTTACTCCGCTTGAAGAAGAGCTAACAACTAAATTTGGTTCTGAGCAAACAGTACCTGTTAAAGTAGTTTAA
- a CDS encoding YeaC family protein, with protein sequence MNVDNLVSSITPEVFERLQYGASTGRWPDGTELSDAQKEQTVQLVMLYQAKIAKSNEQFTINEDGEMVQKSKRELQKEFKAENEIARFTENDL encoded by the coding sequence ATGAATGTAGATAATTTGGTAAGTAGCATTACCCCAGAAGTATTCGAACGCTTACAGTATGGCGCCTCTACAGGTCGCTGGCCTGATGGTACTGAGCTAAGCGATGCACAAAAAGAGCAAACTGTTCAACTCGTCATGCTATACCAGGCAAAAATTGCTAAATCGAACGAGCAATTTACGATTAATGAAGATGGCGAGATGGTTCAAAAGTCTAAACGCGAATTGCAAAAAGAATTTAAAGCAGAAAACGAAATAGCTAGGTTCACTGAAAATGATCTTTAA
- a CDS encoding DUF349 domain-containing protein, whose protein sequence is MIFKHLFTPKWKHPKAQVRLAAVDKLDTTKDVEALTILALEDDSIQIRKKVLNKIDDLGLWWKVYKQDQELKDIAEQHISQAVLSGSQMLSNDIREEYIDRYAPQKTLEKLAFSDIAQVQRVKLLKRIANSRLIEKAFKEGNEALQVALLDLIYQYDLTKIVLKSAHGEAKSQLDDHLEQARLAKVMPKQIAEQVKLILAKFNALREKSDYEVVSSQFNALSQQWQSLELKWLDEETLNLQSDKYQLLTGKLTTHIEKLKAQYDAEIAAQQAEEEKQRIIADYTSKMDVFERELNDAVSKLDIEFQTSLQSQFTQLQGILSESVYKESAAVKGLSQRLNHLNQLLQTLPEMIAATKEFQVALEALKAIEASDDLAQLDELLATQKSAYQSCNNVLRSLPAELRQAAKGELSQASKVFLDAMKPLVDKQQKLLKEARKKARDVQRLIEQGRFNIAFGVFNGLKESYDELTEGHKEQVSKQYEALQSQLAEFKDWQKYASAPKRTELLEQLDEKLAETDIDPKVRAAEVKMLRIRWNELGRIESEEEKQQAQLFDEKIELLFAPCRAYFAEQEEARKQVIVEREKLISQMKELEHFSVEEEGSWRKLESQFNRINKLWRGAGSLDSQTYQALNGQYREVYAQVNGRLKAHHQNNAEQKQGLVDEALAQVENENVAEACDVLKTLQKQWQGIGFAGSKSEHALWQSFRKHNDAVFAKREEMVAQQKRENAALEAQQRQELANFDNLVIEAKTQSELTQLQEQISHFDVLGGLNKIKKSLIEQVEVKLNELFSTLNREKFSELVNAVENNQEIPACWQGKNVLGISAAQLLLRLEILTNVESPEHEQQARMAEQVALLDEKLQGESHKLDFYLVSYFAQAKIEGIEFNSSRILSVLNA, encoded by the coding sequence ATGATCTTTAAACACTTATTTACACCTAAATGGAAGCACCCTAAGGCGCAAGTGCGCTTAGCGGCGGTGGATAAATTAGACACAACCAAGGATGTCGAAGCATTAACAATTCTAGCCCTTGAGGACGACTCAATTCAAATAAGAAAAAAAGTCCTGAACAAGATTGATGATTTAGGTTTGTGGTGGAAAGTCTACAAGCAAGATCAAGAGCTAAAAGACATCGCCGAACAGCATATTAGCCAAGCTGTTTTATCAGGCTCGCAAATGCTAAGTAATGATATTCGTGAAGAATACATTGATAGGTATGCGCCACAAAAAACATTAGAAAAATTGGCATTTTCAGATATCGCACAAGTACAGCGAGTCAAATTACTGAAGCGTATTGCCAATTCACGTCTGATTGAAAAGGCGTTTAAAGAGGGTAATGAAGCGCTTCAAGTGGCTTTACTCGACTTAATTTATCAATACGATTTAACTAAGATCGTATTAAAAAGCGCTCATGGAGAGGCAAAATCACAATTAGATGATCACCTTGAACAAGCTCGTCTAGCAAAAGTGATGCCTAAGCAGATTGCTGAGCAAGTCAAACTCATTTTAGCTAAGTTCAACGCATTGAGAGAGAAGTCAGACTATGAAGTTGTTAGCTCTCAATTTAACGCACTAAGCCAACAGTGGCAAAGTCTAGAGCTTAAATGGTTGGATGAAGAAACACTAAATTTACAGTCTGATAAATATCAACTGCTTACTGGTAAACTTACAACTCATATTGAGAAGCTAAAAGCGCAGTATGATGCTGAGATTGCTGCACAACAAGCTGAAGAAGAAAAGCAGCGCATCATTGCAGATTACACTTCTAAAATGGATGTTTTTGAGCGTGAGCTCAATGACGCGGTGAGTAAATTAGATATTGAGTTTCAAACATCACTACAAAGCCAGTTTACGCAACTGCAGGGTATTTTAAGTGAGTCGGTATATAAAGAGTCAGCTGCGGTAAAAGGGTTATCACAGCGTTTGAATCATCTTAATCAACTGCTTCAAACACTGCCTGAAATGATCGCTGCGACAAAAGAGTTTCAAGTTGCGTTGGAAGCCTTGAAAGCCATTGAAGCAAGCGACGATCTAGCTCAATTAGACGAATTACTGGCTACGCAAAAGTCAGCATATCAATCATGCAACAACGTATTGAGGTCTTTACCTGCTGAGTTGAGACAGGCTGCGAAAGGTGAGCTTAGTCAAGCGTCTAAAGTATTTTTAGATGCAATGAAGCCACTGGTAGATAAACAGCAAAAGTTGTTAAAAGAAGCTCGTAAAAAAGCGCGTGATGTGCAAAGGCTTATTGAGCAAGGTCGTTTTAATATCGCGTTCGGTGTATTTAATGGTCTAAAGGAAAGCTATGATGAGCTTACAGAAGGTCACAAAGAGCAAGTGAGTAAGCAGTATGAGGCGTTGCAGTCTCAACTGGCCGAGTTCAAAGATTGGCAAAAATACGCATCCGCTCCAAAACGCACAGAGTTACTTGAGCAACTAGATGAGAAGTTAGCAGAAACTGACATTGATCCTAAAGTACGTGCTGCTGAAGTTAAAATGTTGCGCATTCGCTGGAATGAATTGGGGCGTATTGAGAGCGAAGAAGAGAAGCAGCAAGCTCAATTGTTTGATGAAAAGATTGAATTGCTTTTTGCACCATGCCGAGCTTATTTTGCAGAACAAGAAGAAGCGCGTAAACAAGTGATTGTTGAGCGTGAAAAGCTGATCAGTCAAATGAAAGAGCTTGAACATTTTTCTGTAGAAGAAGAGGGCAGCTGGCGTAAGTTGGAAAGCCAATTTAATCGTATAAACAAGCTATGGCGTGGCGCTGGTAGCTTAGACTCACAAACCTACCAAGCATTGAACGGACAATATCGTGAAGTATATGCACAGGTGAATGGACGACTCAAAGCGCATCATCAGAATAATGCAGAACAAAAGCAAGGTTTGGTTGATGAAGCCTTGGCTCAAGTTGAAAATGAAAATGTAGCTGAGGCATGCGATGTGCTTAAAACGCTACAAAAACAGTGGCAAGGTATCGGATTTGCGGGTAGCAAAAGTGAGCATGCCTTGTGGCAGTCGTTTAGAAAGCATAATGATGCTGTATTTGCTAAGCGTGAAGAAATGGTTGCTCAGCAAAAGCGTGAAAACGCCGCTTTGGAAGCGCAGCAGCGCCAAGAGTTGGCTAATTTTGATAATCTGGTTATTGAAGCTAAGACGCAGTCAGAACTTACTCAGTTGCAAGAACAGATCAGTCATTTTGACGTACTTGGTGGTCTGAACAAAATTAAGAAGTCTTTAATTGAGCAAGTTGAAGTTAAGTTAAATGAATTATTCTCGACATTAAATCGCGAAAAATTTTCTGAATTAGTGAATGCTGTGGAGAACAATCAAGAGATCCCTGCATGCTGGCAAGGTAAAAATGTATTGGGGATCAGCGCTGCACAGTTGCTTTTAAGATTGGAAATCCTGACAAATGTAGAATCTCCTGAACATGAGCAACAGGCGCGAATGGCAGAGCAAGTTGCGCTCTTAGATGAGAAGCTTCAAGGTGAATCTCACAAGCTTGATTTTTATCTGGTCAGCTATTTTGCGCAAGCGAAGATTGAAGGTATTGAGTTCAATTCAAGCCGAATTTTAAGTGTGCTAAACGCATAA
- a CDS encoding serine hydrolase domain-containing protein codes for MIRSHTNKFIRLSLITWVITNLAACGSNNENTAPSIQVSTEQVSVIQNSRGVLSAIVSDSENNLDKLHWQQIDGQELAVIEHPNKASTRFLAPKLPGQYQFRLTAVDKQGSQSQATINIEVKPVLEFAEPALTKLMDSLYQMHQPLIANMALSVTFNDLDYTWQGATGFANVKEQLEMTTTHPFRVASITKTVTAAVTLKMIEMGKFDLDTQLSELLMDSDMPKGYQVADLHEHNGIKRGGEITIRQLLDQSTGIKDYISYLNDPMSPDYLALDSALKSNPQGAQLWSAQDILKDMLDRKLTRDVQSSLGTHHLYSDSNAVLLGIVLEKVGQAPLHQLMEQLIFAPLAMENTFMDFHDSNKGLMPVDHYYILSKENHERDYPEHFYGNHNISAIHMNTSFAWAGGGVVSTLGDLNKFYSAIHDGTLIQDPQLQEQWLSWKIPTNEQGTEFYGLGLQSAVGELDDYDTQIEMIGHAGSWGALAFDFKPYNIRIIAWDSQFGTEAHWMFAESVLVALEEMGYNKRF; via the coding sequence ATGATTCGATCACATACTAATAAATTTATACGCTTGTCTCTTATCACTTGGGTTATAACCAACTTAGCCGCATGTGGCTCTAATAATGAAAACACCGCGCCTAGTATCCAAGTAAGTACTGAGCAAGTCTCTGTCATTCAAAATAGCCGGGGCGTATTGTCCGCCATTGTGAGTGACAGTGAAAACAACCTCGATAAACTGCATTGGCAACAAATAGATGGACAGGAACTAGCCGTCATTGAACACCCCAATAAAGCCTCGACCCGCTTCTTAGCGCCGAAGTTACCAGGCCAATATCAATTTCGCCTAACAGCTGTGGATAAACAAGGCAGCCAATCTCAGGCAACCATCAATATCGAGGTTAAACCTGTTCTCGAATTCGCCGAGCCTGCACTCACCAAATTAATGGATAGCCTCTATCAAATGCATCAGCCACTGATTGCCAATATGGCACTATCTGTTACTTTTAATGACTTAGACTATACATGGCAAGGCGCCACCGGCTTTGCCAATGTGAAAGAACAACTAGAAATGACAACCACACATCCATTTAGAGTCGCGAGCATTACAAAAACAGTGACGGCAGCTGTCACACTGAAGATGATAGAAATGGGCAAGTTTGACCTAGATACTCAATTATCAGAGCTGCTAATGGATTCAGATATGCCAAAGGGATACCAAGTGGCCGATCTGCATGAACACAATGGCATAAAGCGCGGAGGAGAGATTACCATACGCCAATTACTCGATCAAAGTACAGGTATTAAAGATTATATATCTTACCTTAATGACCCTATGTCACCAGATTACTTGGCGTTAGACAGTGCACTGAAAAGTAACCCTCAGGGTGCGCAGCTATGGAGTGCACAAGACATATTAAAAGACATGCTCGATAGAAAGCTAACTCGGGATGTGCAATCTTCCCTAGGTACACATCACTTATACTCAGATAGTAACGCTGTTTTACTGGGTATTGTTTTAGAAAAAGTAGGTCAAGCTCCCTTGCACCAATTAATGGAGCAACTTATTTTTGCCCCATTGGCGATGGAAAATACTTTTATGGACTTTCATGATAGTAATAAAGGACTCATGCCAGTCGACCACTATTACATTCTTAGTAAGGAAAACCATGAAAGAGACTACCCTGAACACTTTTATGGCAATCATAATATATCAGCAATTCATATGAACACATCCTTCGCTTGGGCAGGTGGCGGTGTCGTTTCAACGCTGGGGGATTTAAATAAATTTTATAGCGCGATACATGATGGCACACTGATCCAAGACCCGCAGTTACAAGAGCAGTGGTTATCATGGAAAATACCGACTAACGAGCAAGGAACTGAGTTTTATGGCTTAGGCTTGCAGTCTGCTGTTGGCGAACTTGATGATTATGACACGCAAATAGAAATGATTGGGCATGCAGGCTCTTGGGGAGCCCTAGCCTTCGATTTTAAACCTTATAATATTAGAATCATCGCTTGGGACAGTCAGTTTGGTACTGAAGCACACTGGATGTTTGCTGAGTCGGTTTTGGTGGCACTTGAAGAGATGGGTTACAACAAACGTTTCTAA
- a CDS encoding alanine/glycine:cation symporter family protein — translation MDVLGSFLDSLDAMLGGSWWFPYVLLGVGFFFTVYLKFPQIRYFKHACRVVSGKYDKQSHEGDTTHFQALSTALSGTVGTGNIGGVALAISIGGPAALFWMWMTAFFGMTTKFVEVTLSHKYRVKTEDGTMAGGPMYYMDRRLNMKWLAVLFAIATVISSFGTGSLPQINNIAQGMEATFGFERMATGAVLSILLALVILGGIKRIAAITSKVVPVMAAVYILGAFAVIFYNIENIGPSFASVFTNAFSGSAAAGGFLGASFAYAFNRGVNRGLFSNEAGQGSAPIAHASAKADEPVSEGMVSILEPFIDTIIICTLTGLVILSSGVWTEKFETEFERSSMTFIKGNYDEANEADRTELYKYLNGYADHKVEEYNGSIQVVQGIAVNKDFTVIHSRSIGEDIRFGITDKHQYTGTVEIEGGIPADPSISVQGKSLVHSAELTTKAFTRGYFGDSGKYIVSIGLLLFAFSTAIAWSYYGDRAMTYLLGPRSVMPYRVFYVAGFFWASFADTTLVWKLAAVGIVVMTLPNLFGIMVLRKEMKETVDDYWEKFENGKGQASDDDKIEKSRDFQ, via the coding sequence GTGGACGTATTAGGAAGTTTTCTTGATAGCTTAGATGCCATGCTAGGGGGCTCGTGGTGGTTTCCTTATGTATTGCTAGGGGTGGGATTCTTTTTCACTGTTTATTTAAAGTTCCCACAGATTCGCTATTTTAAACATGCCTGCCGAGTGGTTTCTGGTAAGTATGACAAACAGTCTCATGAAGGTGACACGACACACTTTCAGGCATTGTCAACGGCATTATCTGGTACTGTTGGTACGGGTAATATCGGTGGTGTTGCTCTCGCTATTTCTATTGGTGGCCCCGCAGCGTTATTCTGGATGTGGATGACCGCATTTTTTGGTATGACGACTAAGTTTGTGGAAGTGACGCTATCACATAAATACCGTGTTAAAACAGAAGATGGCACCATGGCTGGTGGTCCAATGTATTACATGGATAGACGCTTAAATATGAAATGGTTGGCCGTTTTATTCGCAATTGCAACGGTTATTAGCTCTTTCGGCACAGGTAGTCTGCCACAAATAAATAATATTGCGCAGGGAATGGAAGCGACCTTTGGTTTTGAAAGAATGGCCACTGGTGCGGTGTTATCTATATTACTTGCTTTGGTTATTTTAGGTGGAATTAAGCGCATTGCAGCAATCACGTCTAAAGTAGTTCCTGTTATGGCTGCAGTTTATATCTTAGGTGCTTTTGCAGTTATTTTCTACAATATTGAAAATATTGGTCCATCATTCGCGTCTGTTTTTACTAATGCATTTTCTGGTTCAGCGGCAGCCGGTGGCTTCTTAGGGGCATCATTTGCATACGCATTTAACCGTGGTGTAAACCGTGGCTTATTCTCTAACGAGGCAGGTCAAGGTTCTGCGCCAATAGCGCACGCATCAGCAAAAGCAGATGAGCCTGTATCTGAAGGTATGGTCTCTATTTTGGAGCCTTTCATTGATACCATTATTATTTGTACCTTAACAGGTTTGGTTATATTGTCTTCTGGTGTTTGGACTGAAAAGTTTGAAACCGAGTTTGAACGTTCTTCGATGACCTTTATAAAAGGGAATTATGATGAGGCTAATGAAGCGGATCGAACTGAGCTGTATAAATATTTAAATGGATATGCAGATCATAAGGTTGAGGAGTACAATGGATCTATTCAGGTTGTGCAAGGTATAGCAGTAAACAAGGATTTTACAGTCATCCATTCTCGCTCTATCGGTGAAGACATTCGCTTTGGAATTACGGATAAGCATCAATACACAGGAACGGTTGAAATTGAAGGTGGTATTCCTGCTGACCCGAGTATATCTGTTCAAGGTAAATCACTGGTTCATTCAGCAGAATTGACGACAAAAGCATTTACACGAGGCTATTTTGGCGATAGTGGTAAGTATATCGTTTCCATTGGTTTATTGTTATTTGCTTTCTCAACAGCGATCGCTTGGTCGTATTATGGTGATAGGGCAATGACTTATTTGCTTGGACCTCGCTCAGTTATGCCATATCGTGTTTTTTATGTTGCAGGTTTCTTTTGGGCATCGTTTGCAGATACGACCTTAGTATGGAAGTTAGCAGCAGTGGGTATTGTTGTAATGACGTTACCAAACCTGTTTGGCATCATGGTTTTGAGAAAAGAGATGAAAGAAACAGTAGATGATTACTGGGAAAAATTTGAAAATGGCAAAGGTCAAGCGTCAGATGACGATAAAATCGAGAAATCTCGCGATTTCCAATAA
- a CDS encoding M14 family metallopeptidase — protein sequence MRISSNFDSGNIKVISAQQPHDIQLEINKDNNSDFFQWFHFRLESTPFVEHKLHINNLTASAYPEGWDDYQAVASYDRQTWFRVPTTYQDGQLVIDFEPEYSHTFFAYFAPYSYERHLDLLYWAQSHDACQIETLGETIDGRDISLLVVGEPSETKKKIWITARQHPGETMAEWFVEGLLHKLLDDEDPHAAALLSKSVFYIVPNMNPDGSVRGHLRTNANGVNLNREWETPSVENSPEVYYVLEKMRAVGLDMYLDIHGDEALPYNFVAGSEGIPSYDARLESLENQFKDALLAITPDFQDVYGYPKDEPGQANLTVASCAVGEEFKALSYTIEMPFKDNADLPDPHYGWSDRRSYQFGQDTLSAIVKVVDNLR from the coding sequence ATGAGAATTTCTAGTAATTTTGACAGTGGTAATATCAAGGTAATTTCGGCACAGCAGCCTCACGATATTCAGCTTGAAATCAACAAAGACAACAACTCAGACTTTTTTCAGTGGTTTCACTTCCGTCTTGAGTCAACTCCTTTTGTAGAGCATAAATTACATATTAATAATTTAACAGCATCAGCATACCCTGAAGGGTGGGATGACTATCAAGCAGTGGCATCATATGATAGACAAACTTGGTTCCGAGTACCTACTACTTACCAAGATGGTCAGCTCGTTATCGATTTTGAACCTGAGTATAGCCATACGTTTTTTGCATATTTTGCTCCGTACAGCTATGAGCGCCACTTGGATTTATTATATTGGGCACAAAGCCACGACGCATGTCAGATTGAAACGCTAGGTGAAACAATTGATGGCAGAGATATCAGTTTACTGGTAGTCGGTGAGCCAAGTGAAACCAAGAAAAAGATTTGGATCACGGCAAGACAGCACCCAGGGGAAACCATGGCAGAGTGGTTTGTCGAGGGGCTTTTACATAAATTATTAGACGATGAAGATCCACATGCCGCAGCACTGTTGTCAAAGTCGGTATTTTATATCGTGCCAAACATGAACCCAGATGGCAGTGTTCGTGGTCATTTAAGAACAAACGCAAACGGTGTTAACTTAAATCGTGAGTGGGAGACACCGAGCGTTGAAAACTCACCAGAGGTTTATTACGTACTGGAAAAAATGCGTGCGGTTGGTCTAGATATGTACCTAGATATTCACGGTGATGAAGCATTACCATATAACTTTGTAGCGGGTAGTGAAGGGATCCCAAGCTATGATGCTCGTTTAGAGAGCTTGGAGAACCAGTTTAAAGATGCACTGCTTGCGATTACGCCTGATTTCCAAGATGTATATGGCTATCCAAAAGATGAACCTGGCCAAGCAAACTTGACGGTTGCCTCTTGTGCCGTTGGTGAAGAGTTTAAGGCATTATCTTATACAATTGAGATGCCATTTAAAGACAATGCAGACCTACCGGACCCTCATTACGGCTGGTCTGATAGACGTTCTTACCAGTTTGGACAAGATACGTTATCGGCAATAGTGAAAGTAGTTGATAACTTAAGATAA
- a CDS encoding HAD family hydrolase encodes MVLALFDFDGTITTEDCYTKFLFFATPKTRLYVGYFILLPIIFLYKLGALPASKTRLILSKVAFWRRSESDVIYKARDYVEQVLPPLIRQNMLERIQWHQSQGHEIFVVSASLNPYLSLWCKQHNIHLVCSELECINGKYTGSYIHGDCSGTNKVDLLKKQINVSNYEHIYAYGDTEEDRAMLSIADTRVYQGQQIN; translated from the coding sequence ATGGTACTTGCTTTGTTCGATTTTGATGGCACCATCACAACAGAAGACTGTTATACCAAGTTTTTATTCTTTGCTACACCCAAGACTCGGCTTTATGTCGGCTACTTTATTCTGCTTCCAATCATCTTTTTATATAAACTGGGTGCGTTACCTGCAAGTAAAACCCGCCTGATCCTATCAAAAGTCGCATTTTGGCGTCGCTCTGAAAGTGATGTTATTTATAAAGCACGCGATTATGTCGAACAGGTTTTACCACCGTTAATAAGACAGAATATGCTTGAAAGAATACAATGGCACCAATCTCAGGGGCATGAGATTTTTGTGGTCTCAGCATCACTCAATCCTTATTTGTCACTATGGTGCAAACAGCATAATATTCACTTGGTATGCAGTGAGCTTGAATGTATCAATGGAAAGTATACAGGTAGTTATATTCACGGGGATTGCAGTGGCACAAATAAAGTTGACCTGCTCAAAAAGCAAATCAATGTGTCAAACTATGAACATATCTATGCGTATGGTGATACTGAAGAAGACAGAGCCATGTTAAGTATTGCCGACACTCGTGTTTATCAGGGTCAGCAAATCAATTAA